In the genome of Raphanus sativus cultivar WK10039 chromosome 9, ASM80110v3, whole genome shotgun sequence, the window TGGTTGTTAGCAATGGAGGGGATGTTTGATTTCATCCCATCAGAAAACCCGAAGACTATGTGGGCATGGGAGACCAGACGCCAAGGTATTCACCACGAACCAACTACACAAGAGCAACCGAAAATGGATTGACGCACAGATGACCATAGTTCTGAGCTATATGCAGAAATTAGGTGTACGTAGTGTAGCTAGTTTgttaaacttttttgttttgatagattttagatattaaaatgttttatttttaaatatttatatttaatatgttaagtttaaaatttattaatcttcattttcttcatttCGACAATCTATGTTAATTAGTCGTAAGGATTACAACCAATTAACATCAACAGTCGTAGTAATTTAGTCATAATATTGATGATGTTTTAACTTCTACTGTTGaagttatttcgtcgtaaatatAATGGCAAAATTACTTTGGTTTTGAGGTTAGTTAGTCATAATATTTGAGTGTGTTTTAACAacaaacactacaagaaaacaggcGGATACTGACTGTCAAAAATTCATCAGAAAAGACATATTTTTGACGAATTTCTGATAAACAAAATTCCGACGATATTCTGACGAACACCAAAAAAACATTGTGACGAACttccgacgacattccgacAACATCTTCCGAGAACGGAGTTCATCGGAAACACTAGTTTCCGAAGGATATTCTGTCATCGGAAAATTCCGACCACTACactcctcggaatattccgactAATTCGTTTCTTCGCAAATTTACAATTCTGACGAACCCTTGGTTCGTCGatatattccgacgaaatatggtcgtcggaatataccgacgaacAAATTCCTCGGTATACTCTGACGACCACGTTTCGTCGGAATTgtgcattttttttaaaaaaaattgcatttttattttttaatattaaaaattaataaataaaaaatcttaaatttaaaactaataatattatagaattaaATTCATACAaactgaaatagaaaaaaaaaagaaacattcagaaagttttaaaattcagaaaaaactAAGAATCCGAAGGAAACAAACGATATAGCGTTGGTCTTCTTTTGATCCCCCAGCTCAACAAGGATAGTGGTGTTCTGCCCCTCCAATGCCCCAATCCGTTCATCTTTGTTCTGTAGCTGCTCCAGAATCATGGGATCGGCATACGAAACTTGCGAAGAAGAAGCCGGACACGAAGAAGCACGGCGGGCCAACCCAACTAAACGGCCTCCTTTCCTTTTAGGAACCgcctacaaaaatatttaaagttagtaaattacattataaaataaatataaatatattaatagaaaAGGACCTTTTTGACCATCTCGTTTATTTACAGTCGGGACAAGTTGGTTGAAGCTCCCGTAGAATCGGCATCATCAAAGAGAGGCTGAGAAGCTAGAAAATCTGCTTTTTGAGTTTCCACCAACTCAACGACCTCTCTGATCACGGGGTCCTGAATTTGTCCCGTCTTCTTGTTAGTGTGAGCCTCCTTAATGAGATGGAGATGATCAATGGGATTACCGTTGTTTGCTTCAATCTAAAAACAGCATTAGCTAAGgaatatataacaatatttatttaaatatttttaaagataaataaatataaaaaataatagaactTACAAGTTGATCCTCCTTAAAGGACATAGAGCAAGCGCCGAGGTTGTACACATAAATACCTTTCCCGCCACGATCGCTCTTCCGGTTGGCGGAGTTCTTACGAGACGTCTCTACAGTCTCGTCCTTCTGCCAATGGTCTATCAAGTGCTCCCACACCGTCATGTTGATGAACCGTGGCCTCTTGTTCTTCAGCCATACTGTCTTCCACGCACTGATCTCGTATAAGAGTACATCGCCTTTTCGTTGAATTTCTGACGGACTGTTTCCGTGAGACCGGACTCCCAAGTGAATTCTTACTACAAAATGCACATAATTTAATAAGTaggtatataaaaaaaattgagaaatgttttgaaaaaaactgAAAAGTTACCGAAAACTGATGAAACCACAACTTCCGGTCGTCGGGAGGGATCACACTCCACTTCGGATGTCCAAAATGGAGCATGGGATACATCATATGGTTTATGCTCCTGCTAATGCCATTGCTCGACTTGTCGAACCTTTAAAAAAATGCATGTTAGAAAGTtaattaattgaaaaaaaataatgctacaaataaaataaaaatacgaaCCAAGTTATATGTCCCCATCGTGGGTTGGGATTAAGAACCGGGAGATGCTCTCGACCTGGTTGTTGAACCAATAGTTCAACTGGCATGACCCCCGGATCCTGCGGAGAAGCAGAGGGATCGGCAGCTGGAGCGGGAACATATGCAGGAATAACTGAAACCGAGTTTTGTTCATGAGACGAACCCGATGCACGGGAACTGCTCACCAAACTACCTCGGCCGGCATGGGGTGCGGAACGACGGACTGCGGAACGGTGTGCATCCTTGGacctaaaaaaaattataaacgtttttatctatataaaaataataaaaatcgattatatatataatattttaaaaataatatttacatctaaaataatttatatatatatgtatagaaaattataaatatcttttaaaaaattataaaatatagaacaggttgttaaatatattaaaaaaaattatatacgttcttatctatataaaaatttaaaattgattttatctacataaaaatattttaaaaacgtttataaatataaaaaaggttgttaaatatatttaaaattttacaaacatttttattatatataatatattactgGAAACCCCagaaacgtttttaaaaatcaaaaaacgttttaaatttacaaaaacgttttaaattttaacaaacacacaatataattcaaaaaaaaaaaaaaacaaccaacCAAAAAACAATCCTAACTAATATATCGtaaactatccattcaatcctaaACATACAAATCAAACTATCTCAAATCCTAAAATCTAACTtcataaaccctaaaaaatgaaatacattTGTATATTTGAGAAACTTACATGATTTGTGGGTGTGGGGGAAGAGATTTGAGGCTGGGAAGAGGAATCGCCAGTTGTTGTTGCCGATTTAACTACTGGAGTCgccagagaagagagagaagtcgaagagattagagagagagcGGCGGAaatgacgaagaagaagaagaattggGCTTTTATCTTTAACGcggaattccgtcggtatattaaatatataccaATTGGCAGTTTTCGAAAATTTTCACGCGGTTTGCTTTTCCCGGGTAATATGATTACCGATGGATCTCTGACGGAATTAGTaaagtcgtcggaattccgtcgaaATTGTGTCTATCGGAAAGTCgtcagtattttctgacggattactCACGAATTATTCCTACAGAATTCCGACGACTTAGTGTTTAGGGGTTGAACACAAGATTCTAATTGTAAAATCCAAatctttgataatatatatagtatttgcaTAATGATTTAACTATGAATAGGTTTTCATAACACAATTTTACACTAAAACGTTTTTGTAGTGTTAGATTAGATGAATATGATTGTATAAGTATATGAGTGTTAAGATGAGATGTTATGAATACAattatatacatacataaatattttaataagtttttaaatttgaacGGGTGCGATCCAATACTATACTAAACACTTAATATGTGTTATTTTCATAATTTCGGTAtccaaatttatatattttgatatgaaaattgttaaaaaaatatatcctcGGAAATTCCTCGGAATGtcctcggtatattccgaggaaTTTCTGAGGAACTTTTCCACCCTGAATGAAACCACATTTCGTCGCTATGTCGTCGGTATATAGCGATGGAATACCGACGGacttgtttaaaaaaaatacaacttaTGTAAGATGTACAAAAACTAATAAGTACAAGTTAAATAATAAGAATTCCTAGTCAGAATCATCTGAATCTTCATCAAACTCCCCAACCTCAGTTTCTGACTCCGAATATACAACAACACCAAGTCCAAACTCGGTAAAATTCTCAACGAGCTCAACATCTGCCAAATCTTCAATTGCACTCACGTTTCTAGTAGAGTCTGGTTGTAATGGTTCATTATCAGAAGTTCCATCCACTCGTCCTCTTTGGTTGATTTGCGTTACAGTGACCCATGGATCGTCTCTATACGTCACCCGAGGCTAACTGATGTAGCACACCTATCAATTATACAAggtattagtaaaatataaaccattaattatattgttaaaatattatgaataaattaaCATACCTGATCAGCTTGCGAAGCAAGAATGAAGGGATCATAATATTGAAGTTTTCGTCGCGAATGAACCGATGTAACACCAAACACATCAGTCTTCACTCCTCTATTTGGGGGTGGTGTCATACCAATCACAATAGAATACTACACACTGCAATCCAACCATACCAGGAAACTGGATTTCCAATATTTCTTCTATGTTGCCGTAGTAGACATCGTCACCGGAAGAAGACGAAACACCAGCATCATATGTTGCCCTAGATTGACCTTTCCAtgtgaatgcatatcctcgcgtacaatattttggatatgatCTGACCACATAGTTTGGTCCCCGCACAAATTCGCATATCCAATCATCGAACACAAAACATCTGGCCAAACCATCattactataaattaaaaacatatatgagtgaaaatttaattatttatattaaatataaactaatcaTTTGCATagggtaatatgatatatgacTCACATAACTAAGAAGCAATGCAGGAAATTCGTTATGTATGAGTTGTTGAAGCTTATCTTCTGTCGCATGCTTGTGAGTCATACGCAACTCTGTCATATAAACACtatataaaatgatattatcaatatgaaataaaattattgaataTTAATCTAACAgtttaaatgaataaatatttttacctttCATACTGTAGAACATCTTCACAGTTGGTGAgtaaatatgtttgcaaatgagcGTGCTCAGTCTCCGTAAGTCTCTGCTTCGTGGGTTTTCCACCAAGTCGTCCTATTTCCCGGAACATGCTTGGGACAGTAACATGATATGTTGCTATCTCCCCTCTATCATCATGCCGAGCAGGTCTTCGGTTTTTTGTATGCACTTCTGATGGAAAATAGTTTTCAGCAAAGATTGcagtttcttcattgatcacATGTGCGACTATAGATCCTTCCATCTTACTTAAATTTTTGACcttcttcttcagatgatgCACATAACGTTCAAAAAGATACATCAATTGGTACTGaacaggaccaccaagttccaattcaCTTGCGAGATGAATAGCAAGATGTTCCATTACATTAaagaatgatggaggaaatatcttctcgagGTTGCACATGCTGACTGATATGTTTGCCTTCAGATTACTAATACCCTATGTAGTCAATGTTGTGGTGCATAAATCTCGGAAGAAAAAACTTATCCCTACATagataaaagacaaaaaattatataagcataattgttaaatataaaatgtgaaaatataaGATACCTGTAATTGCTTCATGAACATTACGTGGCAATAGTGCAGAAAAAGCAAACGGAAGGAGACACTGCATAAttacatgacaatcatgactcttcaagCCAGTAAACTTTCCTTCGCTTCTATCAACGCAGTTTCGCAAATTTGATGCATAACCGTCTGGAAATTGCAATCTATCtgtaatccaatcaaagaactcTTCTTTTGCAGCATCATCTAGCCGATAAATGGGAAAAGGGGCCATACCGTTCTCATCAACGTGAAGTTCAGAACGATCACAaatatcgactaaatccaacCTTGACTTCAAATTATCCTTCGTTTTACCTTGGATATTAAGTTTGGTGTTCATGAGATTGTCGAAGAATTttttctcaatatgcatgacatctaaattatgccgcAATAGATGACCCTCCcaatatggcagatcccagaaaatactcttttGTTTTAGTTATGTAGCTCTCTAACAGCATTGACTCGAATTTTTCATGTCCACCTACgtctggcgtcctttctgcTCCAAAATTCCTAAATTGTTCCAACAAATCTTCCCCACTAACTTCCTTAGGTGGATCATCAAATACCTGCTTTTTCTTCGTAAAAAAAGTCTTACTCATACGGTATGAATGATCAGGTTGTAAAAATCTCgtgtgacagtcaaaccaacatGTTTTTCTTCTGTGCTTTACTTGGAAAGAATATGTgatatcttgacaatatggacatgaaagcttcccatgtgttgtccatccggataacataccatatgatGGAAAGTCACTTATTGTCCAAATAAGTATTGCCCGCATATGAAAGTTTTCTTTGCAAGAAACATCGTATGTCTCAGCACCATCCgccatagttgttgcaactcatatattagtgttTGAAATAACAAATCTAGTGATCTCTTACGATGCTCTGGCCCGGGGACGAGAATAGAGaggaacaaaaactctcgtcgcatgcACAAATTTGGCGGCAAGTTGTACTGTGTCACAATCACTGGcgatagagaatattgtcttccatgctttccaaatgggctgaaacaatcagtacataatccaagataaacatttcttctcttcCGCAAATTCTGGATATGTTGACTAGAAATGTTTCAAATCAttcgcatctgaaggatgtctaatctcaccatttgtggaatgctctgcatgccatctcattgtTTTTGTTGTGCgctgatagtgctcaaattaccctatagagcttactctctcaaataagaggtacaactgtagtacttagggatcgaatcacgaggagctagggaaccaattctatcatctctctctctctctctctctctctctctctctctctctcgctctctctctctctctctcttgttggaactcgttttttgACGAGATGGTTTTAAACTATTTTCGGTATGTTTTCCGGGCGAAGACGTTCGCCAGATAACTGATTGTTTGACAAACACTATGAAGTAGTGTATTCATATGTCAAAAATAGAGTtcatttgaatgagaaatggagtaaTAAAATGTGTAACTTAAATGTACACATTGGATATTGGGTTTGAATTTGGATTTAAATATGTTAGAGAAACTTATGTCTAATAACTTATGGTTTAAATCATATTCatgttatcttttatatttgtttaaatataaaaatgtaaacccaTAGCAAAACAAATTAGCTTTGATTGGTCAaagatattaatatatttgttagtaAGTTACGGTCAAGAGTTCAATGAAAATAAGTTTTTCATAATGATAATTGATGTGGCTTAATGCTCCATAACACCACTTACGTTTGAAACGTAACGGTTTGTCATAATTGTGTGACTTATGACTTTCATTCTTTTGTTTCTATATAAAGGTGCTTGCCATTATAGAAAAGAGATATATGATGTACAAGACCAAATATGCTCCCACttgaatatttcttttattttagtttgtgtctgagagtacaacacgaAACCAGTTttgccaggcttctgatagagtgacgcaaattcagaagattgtttgcagttgtatcctgggactcattacgttatcgaaccgtcgcactacgggacgtattttgagttaaggaaagaaataatatctcgcctctacAGTTATATCATCTTTctcttactctttggtatagtattatcattttttattttttacaatattcagtaatccctAGTTTATAAAATAGGGTTctatcatctctctctctctctctctctctctctctctctctctctctctctcttctctctctctctctctctctctctctctctctctctctctctctctctctctctctctctctctctctcatgtaAATTGTTTATATTGTCGTTAATTATATTGTAGTTAGTTGATAGGCAGTTAGTTATAGAGTTTGGATGTCAGTGTTAGGGATTTGGTTGTTAGTTTGAGAGATTTGAATGTTAGTTTTaggaatttaaatttttaatttttgcattAAATGTTAGTTTTAGGATTACTTTTTTATTGTTTGGAAAATATTgcaaaatgttt includes:
- the LOC130500063 gene encoding uncharacterized protein LOC130500063: MTVWEHLIDHWQKDETVETSRKNSANRKSDRGGKGIYVYNLGACSMSFKEDQLIEANNGNPIDHLHLIKEAHTNKKTGQIQDPVIREVVELVETQKADFLASQPLFDDADSTGASTNLSRLKGGRLVGLARRASSCPASSSQVSYADPMILEQLQNKDERIGALEGQNTTILVELGDQKKTNAISFFV